In the Brevundimonas mediterranea genome, GGTCCCTCCATCGTCGCCCTGTCTCTCAGCCCCGCCGCCGACAAGGTCGCCTGGGCCGACGAGGACGGCGCCGCAGGGGTCCTGATCCTCTAATGGCGCGCGGGCGGAAAAAGGGTTGGTTGCGGGCGGCCCTGATCGCCCTGGCGGTCCTGGCCCTGCTGCCGATCGGCGGGGTTCTGATCGTCGCCGTCCTGCCGCCCGCCCCGACCATATTGATGCTGCGCCAGGCCGTGCGCGGCGAGGGCCTGGACTATCAATGGCGCGGTCTGAACGACATCTCGCCCAATCTGGTGAACGCCGCTATCGCCGCCGAGGACGCCCGTTTCTGCAGCCACCACGGCTTCGACATCGAGGCGATCCAGAAGGCGCTGGATCACAACGCCGAGGGCGGCCGCATCCGCGGCGGCTCGACCATCAGCCAGCAGACCGCCAAGAATGTCTTCCTCTGGCCGGGCCGCGACTGGATCCGCAAGGGGCTGGAGGCCGGCTACACCGTCCTGATCGAAACCGTCTGGTCCAAGCGCCGGATCATGGAAGTCTATCTGAACGTGGTCGAATGGGCGCCCGGCGTCTATGGCGCCCAGGCCGCCGCTCAGCACTGGTTCGGCAAGGACGCCGCCGACCTGACCCCGCGCGAGGCGGCGCGTCTCGCCGCCATCCTGCCCGCGCCGCGCCGCTACAAGGCCGCCTCGCCCGGCCCCTATGTCCGCCGGCGCGCCGCGCGCATCCAGGCCGCCATGGGCACGGTCCGCAACGAGGGTCTGAACGCCTGCGTCCGGCTCAAGTAGGCCCAAGGCCGGTAGCCCCAAAAGAACGCCCTGAAAGGCGCAGCTTGACGGCGGATCAGGCCTGACCTCTCCTGCGCCCGCTGTTCAGGAGATCCCATCATGAAGCGTCAGATGATGACCGCCGTCGCGGTCTGCGCCCTCGCCTTCACCGCCGGCTGCGCCGCCACCACGACCTCGGGCGAGGCCCGGCCGCTTCAGGCCGACGGCGGCGCCCAGACCTTCACCCCCGCCCCCGTCACAGCCACCGGCCTGCGCGCCGACTATCCGACGACCGTCGAGGGCGCGACCCAGTTCGTCGCCTACGCCGAGGCCAAGATGCTGACCTTCGGCGAATACGCCGCCCGGGTGCAGTGGGCGCGCGCCACCAACATCACCTTCGACACCATGTGGCTGGAGTCCAAGGTCAACGCCGAGGCGACCGAGCTTCAGGTCCAGTTCGCCAACCAGGCGGCCAGGTTCAATGATGTCGCGGTGGACCCCGTCGTTCGCCGCAAGCTGAACCTGCTGCGGCTCGGCATCGTCCTGCCCGCCCCCAACCGCCCCGGCGCGGCCGAGGAACTGTCGCAGATCACCACCCGGCTGGACTCGACCTATTCGACCGGCAAGTTCGACTTCAAGGGGCAGCCGATCACCCTGGACGAGGCCTCGCTGATCCTGGCCGACAGCCGCGACCCGAACGAGACCAAAGCCCTGTACGAAGGCTGGCGCACCATCTCGCCGGTGATGAAGAACGACTACGCCCGCATGGTCGAGATCGCCAACGAAGGCGCGCGCGAACTGGGCTTTTCCGACACCGGCGCCCTGTGGCGCTCCGGCTACGACATGCCCGCCGACGATTTCGCCGAGGAAACCGACCGCCTCTGGGCTCAGGTCAAACCCTTCTACGAGAACCTGCACTGCTATGTCCGCGCCCGGCTGAACGCCAAATACGGCGACGCCGTCCAGCCCGACCACGGCCCGATCCGCGCCGATCTTCTGGGAAACATGTGGTCGCAGCAGTGGGGCAATATCTATGACGTCGTGGCCCCGACCAGCGGCGGCGCCTCCAGCTACGACCTGACCGAACTGCTGAAGTCCGCCGACTACGACCCGGTGAAAATGGTCAAGACGGGCGAGGGCTTCTACGTCTCCCTGGGTCTCGATCCCCTGCCCCAGACCTTCTGGGAACGCAGCCAGATCGTGCGCCCGCGCGACCGCGAGGTCGTCTGCCACGCCTCGGCCTGGGACCTGGACAACGCCGACGACATCCGCATCAAGATGTGCACCAACGTCAACGGCGACGACTTCTACACCGTCCACCACGAGCTGGGTCACAACTACTACCAGCGCGCCTACAAGAACCAGCCGATGCTGTTCCGCAACGGGGCCAACGACGGCTTCCACGAGGCCATCGGCGACTTCGTCGGCCTGTCGGCCCTGACCCCCACCTATCTGAACCAGATCGGCCTGCTGAAGACGACCCCGGGCGCCCAGGAGGACATTCCCTTCCTGCTGAAGATGGCCTTGGACAAGATCGCCTTCCTGCCGTTCGGCCTGATGGTTGATCGCTGGCGCTGGGGCGTCTTCTCCGGCGAGACCTCGCCGGACCAGTACAACGCCGCCTGGACCGCCGACATGCTGAAATACCAGGGTCTGGTCCCGCCGGGGCCGCGTCCGACCAACGCCTTCGACCCGGGCGCAAAATATCACGTGCCGGGCAACACCCCCTACACCCGCTACTTCCTGGCCCACATCTACCAGTTCCAGTTCCAGCGCGCGGCCTGCAAACAGGCCGGCTGGACCGGCCCGCTGCACCGCTGCTCGGTCTATGGAAACGAGGCGGTCGGAGCCCGTTTCAACGCCATGCTGGAGATGGGCCAGTCCAAGCCCTGGCCCGAGGCCATGCAGGCCTTCACCGGCGAGACCGCCAACGACGCCTCCGCCGTCGCCGACTATTTCGCGCCTCTGAACCAATGGCTGACCGTCCAGAATCGTGGCCACGACTGCGGCTGGTCAGAGGCTTGAGCCTTATGCGTCGTTAACCCTGACGCTTCAGCCTTCCCTTAACCGCATGACGGCATTCTGTCGTCATGCGGGCGGGGTGCGCCCGGCAGGGAAGCGACGAACTTGGCCTCTCAAACGATCCATCGGGCGGTCGGCCGCCTTCGCAAACTCGTCTCGCGCCTGCGCGACGACCGGCGCGGCAATGTGGCGATGATCTTCGGCCTCAGCCTGCCGGTCATCGTCATGCTGGCGCTCGGCGGCGTTGATCTTCACAGGATCACGACCGCGAGATCGCAGTTTCAGGACGCACTGGACGCCGCGACCCTGGCCGCCGCGCGCTCCTCCGAAACGACTCCAGCGGGTCTGAAGAGCGTCGCCCTGGCGACCCTGCACGGCAACATTCAGGGCACGGAGGTCGAGCCGATCAATGACGCCGACGTCGAGGTCGCCATGAACGACAAGAGCGTCGTCATCGCTACGGCCCAGGGGCGGGTGAAGACCCTGGTCGCAAACATCGTCCTGCCGCCCTATGGCCAGCTCCTAGACGATACTCTGCCCATCTCGGCGCGCTCGGAAGTCAATCGCTCCTCGCGCGACGTGGAGGTGGCCCTGGTCCTCGACATCACCGGCTCGATGAACGATTGCGCCGACAGCTGCTCAAGCGGCCGAAAGATCGACAATCTGAAGTCAGCGGCCAAGGAGTTGATCGACATCGTCGTTCAGACGAACCAGTCGCCCTTCTATTCCAAGGTGGCCCTGGCGCCCTACTCCATGGGCGTCAATGTGGGCGACACCTATGCTAGCCGGGCGCGGGGATCGCTCGACTCCAACACCCAGTCCATTACCGCAGCGACCTGGCTGACGGGCTCGGTCAAGACGATCACGAGCATATCCCGCGCCTATACGGCCGTCGTCACCGCGTCGAAACACGGCTTCAAGACCGGCGACATCGTGACGATCTGGAGCGCGGAAACCATGGCCCCCCTGAACGGCGTCGCGCTAACGGTGGGCAGTGTGACAACCAACACCTTCAGCCTCGTCGGCGAGGACAGCCGCTATTACTCCGCCTTCTCGGGCCAGGCCTATGTCGCCAAATGCGCACGAACGGACTGCAACATCGTGATCACCCTGGCTCGCCACGGTCTGTCGTCCGAAGGCGACGCCGCCGTTCTCGGCAATATGGGCGGCCTCAGTCAGTTGAACAATATCGGTTTCCGGGTCGCCAGCGTCACCCCAACCACGGCGACCTTGGCGCTTGACGCCTCTCAGGCTAATTTGGCGACCACGGCCAAGGGGGGGGCCGCCTATACGTCCGGCGGACAGCTGATCTGCGGCGTCGATGGCTGTTCGAACCGGGATTTCGTCAACGCGATCGGGGCCTGGACGCGCTTTCCCGGCACGCCCTGCGTTTCGGAACGAGCCGGCTCGCAGGCCTACACCGATGCGGCCCCTTCCGCCTCCTCCTGGGTCGGACGAAGTTACGCTTCTGGCGGCAACGCCTGCCCCGCATCCCAGATCGTTCCTCTCACCAACGTCAAAAAGACACTCACCGACGCGGTCGACGGAATGACTGCGGTGGGCTCCACGGCGGGCCATATCGGTCTGGCTTGGGGCTGGTATCTGGTTTCGCCGAACTTCGGCCTGTGGTCAGGCCTCGGCGCACCGGCCGCCTACGATTCGAGCAAGACCTTGAAGGCTGTGGTTTTGATGACCGACGGGGAGTTCAACACCCCCTATTTCCGAGGCGTCATCGCCTCCGACGCGGGCAACGGCAGCGGCGGGGCCGACACTCACATCAACCAGCCCGCCACGAACGGCTCGTCTTTCGAGCAAGCCTATCGGCTCTGCGAAAACATGAAGGCCGCCGACGTCATCGTCTACACGGTCGGATTCGACATCGGCGCGGCCCGGAACATGACCGGTCCAATCGATTCCGCCGGCGAGCTGATGGCGCGATGCGCCACCAATCCTGACCGCGCCTTCCAAGCGTCGAGTTCCACCGACCTGTCCGACGCCTTCCGGGATATCGGTCGCGACATCACCCGCCTGCGCATCTCCCGCTAGGCCCATGGGCCTCACAGCAGGCGGATTTCGCGCAGACGCTCGGTCAGATAGTCCTCGGCCAGGATGGTCTTGCCCGCATAGCGATCGGGATTATCCGGCGTGATGGTGCTGGGCAGGGTCTCGATCGGGAAGTCCGGATTGAAGTGCAGGAAGAAGGGCGTCGAATAGCGGGCGAAGCCACGCCGCTCCGGCGCTGGATTGACCACCCGGTGCGTGGTCGACGGCAGGACGTGGTTGGTCAGCCGTTGCAGCATGTCGCCGATATTGATCACCAGGGCCCCCGGCGGCGGCGCGATGTCCAGCCAGCTGCCGTCCTTCTCCTTCAGCTGCAGCCCCGCCTCCTCGGCCCCCAGCAGCAGGGTGATGACATTGATGTCCTCATGCGCGCCGGCGCGCACCCCCGGCGCATCAGCCGGCACGGGCGGATAGTGCAGCAGGCGGAGCACGCTGTTGCCCATCTCGACCTTGTCCTCGAAATAGGCGTCCCCGAGGTCCAGGTAACGGGCGATAGCCTTCAGGATCTTGCGCCCCAGGGCGTCAAGCTCCTCGTACAGGCCATAGACATTCGCCTTGAATCCGGGCGTCTCCACCGGCCAGACATTATCGCGCATGAAACGACGATAGGGGTGGCCCTCCGGCAACTCGCGCCCGACATGCCAGAACTCCTTCAGATCGACGGACGCGGCTCCTTTGGCCGCTTCCACGCCGAACGGGGTCAGGCCGCGCGCGCCGCCTGTTCCCGGTTGATGATACTGGCGCTTCACCGCCTCGGGCAGGGCGAAGAAGGTTTTGGCGTCAGCAAGAGCTGCTGCGATCCGGGCGTCATCCAGTGCATGGTCCGCCACCACCGCGAACCCATACTCCACGAACGAGGCGCCCAGAGCGTCGCTGAACCCCTGGAAGTCAGCGTCATATCGCTTCATCGACACGGGCGTGACGGCGCGCACGGGGACGGCAGGGGCGGTTTCGTTGGGGCTCGAACTCACGGGGGCGTCGTCCTCGGTCTAAAGAATGTGCGGCGGTTCCCTTACGCCTATTCTGCGGCCGTGTCAGTTCGTGGGCGATCCCTCCCTCTGCCCGTGGAGCGCAAAATGCGCTCGTTCACTTGTGGTACAGCTTGGAACCTTGACAGTAGGCGCGCGTTTTACGCCAGACAGAAATTCGGAAGGATTATTCCATGCGCGCCAAGATCATTGTCGCCAGCGTTTCCATTGCAGCCCTGCTGGGAACGGCGGCCTGCACCACGACCGACCCCTACAGCTCGACACCGACCCGCAACAACACCGGCACCGGCGCCATTGCAGGCGCATTGGGCGGCGCTCTGCTGGGGTATCTGACAAACACTTCAAACGGCGAACAAGGCCGCAAGAATGCTCTCATCGGAGCCGGTGTCGGCGCCCTGGGCGGCGCAGCCGTGGGCCAGTACATGGACCGCCAGCAGCGCGCCATGGAGGCTGAACTGTCCGGCAGCGGCGTCGGCGTCGCACGCCAGGGCGACAACCTGGTCCTGCGCATGCCGTCGGATGTGACCTTCGCCACCAACCAATCCTCGATCGATCCGCGCTTCCTGCCGGTGCTCGACGACGTGGCGCGGGTGCTTCAGGAATATGACCGCTCAACCATCGACGTGATCGGCCACACCGACTCGACCGGCGGAGACGCCATCAATCAGCCCCTGTCCGAGCGTCGCGCCGCCAGTGTGGCTTCGGAACTGGTTCGTCGCGGCGTGATCGCCGAGCGGCTCTACGTTGCAGGCAACAGCTCGCGTAATCCGGTGGCCTCCAACGCCACGCCGGAGGGCAAGGCTCAGAACCGTCGCGTCGAGATCCTTATCCGGCCGTTCACGGGCTGATCAGGTTCGAGAATGATGAAGCTCGAGGGGGCGGCGCCGCAGGGCGCCGCCCCTTTTCGCAGGATGGACACTGTTCCGTGACTTGCGCCGACGCGCCCCCTCATGTTTGAGCGAGGTGTCGAGGTGGAGAGTCCAGTGACGCCGGAAGGTCGTGAGTTCACGCAAACGCTCAAGCTTGCGGCTGTCGCCGTGGTGTGTGCGGTCCTGACGGCGACATTGGTGATCGGCGCCGGCGAGGCGTTGTTGCGTCAATCTCGATCGGCTGGATCCACACAGCCATTGCTGACTCAAGCGGCCAACTGAACCGAAACTTGAAGACGGGCCGTCGCGGCGCATTCAGGCCAAGAAAAACGCCGTCTCCAGGCGGAGACGGCGTTCAGTCTTTCAACCCTTCTTGTCTGTCTTTGGTCGGCCTGAAAGACCAGGCCGACCGTCGGGACAGGCTTAGAAGTTGATGTTGATCGTCGCGCGACGGTTGAGCGGCTCACGCACGCCGTCAGCGGTCGGCTTGGCCAGGGCGGTTTCGCCCTTGCCGTCCAGGGCGATGACGCCGCCGTTGACGCCTTGGGCGACCAGGGCGTCCGCGACGGTGCGCGAACGACGGTTCGACAGGCCGAGGTTATAGGCGGCCGAGCCCGAGGTGTCGGTGTAGCCGACGATCAGGACGCGCGTCGCGGCGCCCGACTTGGCGTAGGTCGCG is a window encoding:
- the mtgA gene encoding monofunctional biosynthetic peptidoglycan transglycosylase, with the protein product MARGRKKGWLRAALIALAVLALLPIGGVLIVAVLPPAPTILMLRQAVRGEGLDYQWRGLNDISPNLVNAAIAAEDARFCSHHGFDIEAIQKALDHNAEGGRIRGGSTISQQTAKNVFLWPGRDWIRKGLEAGYTVLIETVWSKRRIMEVYLNVVEWAPGVYGAQAAAQHWFGKDAADLTPREAARLAAILPAPRRYKAASPGPYVRRRAARIQAAMGTVRNEGLNACVRLK
- a CDS encoding M2 family metallopeptidase, producing the protein MKRQMMTAVAVCALAFTAGCAATTTSGEARPLQADGGAQTFTPAPVTATGLRADYPTTVEGATQFVAYAEAKMLTFGEYAARVQWARATNITFDTMWLESKVNAEATELQVQFANQAARFNDVAVDPVVRRKLNLLRLGIVLPAPNRPGAAEELSQITTRLDSTYSTGKFDFKGQPITLDEASLILADSRDPNETKALYEGWRTISPVMKNDYARMVEIANEGARELGFSDTGALWRSGYDMPADDFAEETDRLWAQVKPFYENLHCYVRARLNAKYGDAVQPDHGPIRADLLGNMWSQQWGNIYDVVAPTSGGASSYDLTELLKSADYDPVKMVKTGEGFYVSLGLDPLPQTFWERSQIVRPRDREVVCHASAWDLDNADDIRIKMCTNVNGDDFYTVHHELGHNYYQRAYKNQPMLFRNGANDGFHEAIGDFVGLSALTPTYLNQIGLLKTTPGAQEDIPFLLKMALDKIAFLPFGLMVDRWRWGVFSGETSPDQYNAAWTADMLKYQGLVPPGPRPTNAFDPGAKYHVPGNTPYTRYFLAHIYQFQFQRAACKQAGWTGPLHRCSVYGNEAVGARFNAMLEMGQSKPWPEAMQAFTGETANDASAVADYFAPLNQWLTVQNRGHDCGWSEA
- a CDS encoding TadE/TadG family type IV pilus assembly protein, which translates into the protein MASQTIHRAVGRLRKLVSRLRDDRRGNVAMIFGLSLPVIVMLALGGVDLHRITTARSQFQDALDAATLAAARSSETTPAGLKSVALATLHGNIQGTEVEPINDADVEVAMNDKSVVIATAQGRVKTLVANIVLPPYGQLLDDTLPISARSEVNRSSRDVEVALVLDITGSMNDCADSCSSGRKIDNLKSAAKELIDIVVQTNQSPFYSKVALAPYSMGVNVGDTYASRARGSLDSNTQSITAATWLTGSVKTITSISRAYTAVVTASKHGFKTGDIVTIWSAETMAPLNGVALTVGSVTTNTFSLVGEDSRYYSAFSGQAYVAKCARTDCNIVITLARHGLSSEGDAAVLGNMGGLSQLNNIGFRVASVTPTTATLALDASQANLATTAKGGAAYTSGGQLICGVDGCSNRDFVNAIGAWTRFPGTPCVSERAGSQAYTDAAPSASSWVGRSYASGGNACPASQIVPLTNVKKTLTDAVDGMTAVGSTAGHIGLAWGWYLVSPNFGLWSGLGAPAAYDSSKTLKAVVLMTDGEFNTPYFRGVIASDAGNGSGGADTHINQPATNGSSFEQAYRLCENMKAADVIVYTVGFDIGAARNMTGPIDSAGELMARCATNPDRAFQASSSTDLSDAFRDIGRDITRLRISR
- a CDS encoding isopenicillin N synthase family dioxygenase; the encoded protein is MKRYDADFQGFSDALGASFVEYGFAVVADHALDDARIAAALADAKTFFALPEAVKRQYHQPGTGGARGLTPFGVEAAKGAASVDLKEFWHVGRELPEGHPYRRFMRDNVWPVETPGFKANVYGLYEELDALGRKILKAIARYLDLGDAYFEDKVEMGNSVLRLLHYPPVPADAPGVRAGAHEDINVITLLLGAEEAGLQLKEKDGSWLDIAPPPGALVINIGDMLQRLTNHVLPSTTHRVVNPAPERRGFARYSTPFFLHFNPDFPIETLPSTITPDNPDRYAGKTILAEDYLTERLREIRLL
- a CDS encoding OmpA family protein; protein product: MRAKIIVASVSIAALLGTAACTTTDPYSSTPTRNNTGTGAIAGALGGALLGYLTNTSNGEQGRKNALIGAGVGALGGAAVGQYMDRQQRAMEAELSGSGVGVARQGDNLVLRMPSDVTFATNQSSIDPRFLPVLDDVARVLQEYDRSTIDVIGHTDSTGGDAINQPLSERRAASVASELVRRGVIAERLYVAGNSSRNPVASNATPEGKAQNRRVEILIRPFTG